The Palaemon carinicauda isolate YSFRI2023 chromosome 37, ASM3689809v2, whole genome shotgun sequence genome contains a region encoding:
- the LOC137629297 gene encoding micronuclear linker histone polyprotein-like — protein sequence MKRYVRKLELDTVRRAKLKSKSASEASLDLSIDPLIVTSLEVVPSRNVVTPTPSTESALTDDPRRKWRYESRPTKRRWDRDVQSRSPSPGSSSREPDPSEDDFVVVPVKRTKQRVLSPVKPDKLPASTASAPKQLPPSEPREPAEVAKAFMAVMQEQLSSLVQAFSCPPSQSIRCKDVSLPVKRSSSKREQSISPKKPLRTSSAVRQCTPSSSVRRQDVSSSRSRRQDDTASRSRRQDDSASRSKLQDDSASRFRKQDKCSLHYQDDTASRHQDDTSSRRQDDSSARRQDDTYARRQDDTYAQRQDANNSRCQAACSPLLQDVDLDQDLDDILEEEEKPTDSASDYKVLSPSLLELYGVEFQPSAPRSPQSQFIRKKATKHSAFIKMKLSILARKALAKVGD from the exons atgaagcgctatgtgcgcaaacttgaactCGATACAGTTAGGAGAGCTAAAttaaagtcaaagtctgctagtgaagctagcttagatttatctattgaccctttaattgttacCTCTTTGGAAGTTGTTCCTTCCCGGAATGTAGTAACTCCTACCCCTTCTACAGAATCTGCGcttacggatgaccctcg acgcAAGTGGCGATACGAATCAAGACCGACGAAGAGAAGGTgggaccgggatgtgcagtctcgctctccctctcccggttcgagtagccgagaacctGATCCTTCGGAGGACGACTTCgttgttgttcctgttaagaggacgaaacagagagtccttagcccagttaaaccTGATAAACTTCCTGCTTCTACTGCCAGCGCTCCCAAACAGCTGCCTCCTTCGGAACCGCGAGAACCAGCAgaagttgctaaagctttcatggctgtTATGCAGGAACAGCTTTCATCGCTAGTACAAGCTTTCAGTTGCCCTCCTTCACAGTCCATCAGATGTAAGGATGTCTCTCTGCCTGTTAAGAGATCGTCTTCTAAGAGGGAACAAAGTATCTCtccaaagaaacctctgcgcacttcgtcggccgtacgacaatgcacaccctcttcatcggtgCGACGCCAGGACGTTTCttcctctcgctctcggcgccaggacgatactgcctctcgttctcggcgccaggaTGATTCCGCTTCTCGCTCGAAGCTCCAGGATGATTCCGCCTCGCGTTTTAGGAAGCAAGACAAATGCAGCCTGCATTAtcaggacgataccgcttctcgtcatcaggACGATACCTCTTCTCGCCGACAGGACGATAGCagtgctcggcgccaggacgacacctacgctcggcgccaggacgacacctacgctcaGCGCCAGGACGCAAACAACTCTCGGtgccaggctgcttgcagcccccTTCTTCAAGATGTAGACCTTGATCAGGACCTCGATGACATattggaagaggaagaaaaacctaccgactctgctagtgattataaggttctatCTCCCTCTCTTTTAGAACTTTATGGGgtggaatttcaaccttcggcgcctcgttctcctcagtctcaattcatcaggaagaaggctacgaagcATTCGGCCTTCataaaaatgaaactttcaattttggCCAGGAAAGCACTCGCTAAGGTGGGTGATTGA